A genomic stretch from Trichocoleus sp. includes:
- the dpdH gene encoding protein DpdH — MTFTKYACWHLDRVRNVMNVEATLPSDPTFMATHQSVPMYRQNLTEKAANIEYDEVTFLQDFLASPDFAFVPVLGDSGTGKSHLIRWLYIQIKQLRSDLNHRILLIPKVKTNLRDILDLLLQDLEGPEFDEYRKRLRATSTTLTDIEARQQLLANLAIAVGRKALDYPANLSEIQAYLVEALPDFLNDPYFRRHWLKDEGIIHRLVIHTLGHRDSVEPVEERRQFALDDLPLSASDLKNASAQARDFFAFLIGNEEVQQETVKWLNRHLDEAIARVLNLGREDLQRLMLDVRRALAKQNIELILLIEDFAKLQGIDREVLESVLARTQQDSKEPLCTMRTALACTTGYFRSLLDTIRGRVEFLINLDIETTDDQILMPHLLQLVTKYLNTVRLDENQIQSWFENGEDRLGENPVPIACADCPFREPCHTGFGEINGIGLYPFTVKALERMHDRIKGNNFNPRSLIKNVLRHTLEYHRHDLERGYFPSIMLREHFGQSTIDPRTRQEIERRDSQNARRREVLLDFWTDGQELRDLSNEIHTAFDLPALGVEIQPTLTPRIVAKVAEAPAIVTVFKPGYDSTPELISQTSFPPAELLPALDMLRAWSNGAQLPQNLAQELRTLLYEAIKQHIDWDAELLLFSQVGKLFDKARNINFQNAATDSEVKSGIKLILPLNSQDLDNTVIALRALLFYNYYKTWKYPGGTADFRAYARQLEKWSQWVLQQIYNRPRQSGELWNPVPAAAELIVIGARMAGCSMDSTEDLVNAVFVKPEDSELDKRSATWRKLFTTITTNYDQMKNRASLRDIIDSRISCTKGGATGFKVIDAAQLIAPLRAVAQGWQPRCEIPEDFRAEEFKAIQQTREQVDLLLSQAVFEERDRQLTVYRRLIAELGSDFMQKDVAEALQQTIQTVRDAGVSGIANLKGVEEAVEIFRGARLRDWINTMKRVEHETEVGCLLSQLSGTSHRPIEVITQFLDQARNFIDKSLNQTQNKITQLEQGGGKDLQATEQAIQQGLSELLEFVEEIQGETLCF, encoded by the coding sequence ATGACATTTACCAAATATGCTTGCTGGCATTTAGACAGGGTACGCAATGTCATGAACGTTGAAGCGACATTGCCTTCCGATCCGACCTTTATGGCGACACATCAATCTGTTCCTATGTATCGCCAAAACTTAACGGAGAAAGCTGCAAACATTGAATATGATGAAGTCACCTTTTTGCAGGATTTCTTGGCATCTCCTGATTTTGCCTTTGTACCCGTGTTAGGAGATTCGGGAACAGGGAAATCTCACTTAATTCGTTGGCTCTATATTCAAATCAAGCAATTACGCTCAGATTTGAATCACAGAATACTGCTAATCCCTAAAGTAAAAACTAATCTACGCGACATTCTTGATCTGCTTCTACAGGATTTAGAAGGACCAGAATTTGATGAATATCGTAAACGCTTAAGAGCAACCTCAACAACTCTCACTGATATAGAGGCGCGACAACAATTACTGGCTAATTTGGCGATCGCAGTAGGGCGCAAAGCACTAGACTATCCTGCTAATCTTTCAGAGATTCAGGCGTATTTGGTTGAGGCTCTACCCGATTTCCTGAATGATCCTTATTTTCGTAGGCACTGGCTGAAAGATGAGGGTATTATTCATCGACTAGTTATCCATACGCTAGGTCACCGAGACTCTGTTGAACCAGTAGAAGAACGGCGACAGTTTGCGCTTGATGACTTACCGCTCAGTGCATCAGACTTGAAAAACGCCAGTGCCCAAGCTCGTGATTTCTTTGCTTTCCTAATTGGCAACGAAGAAGTTCAGCAGGAGACAGTGAAATGGCTTAATCGTCACCTAGATGAAGCTATTGCTCGTGTCCTTAATTTAGGGCGAGAAGACCTACAGCGCTTGATGTTAGATGTGCGACGAGCTTTAGCTAAACAAAATATTGAATTAATTCTATTGATCGAAGACTTCGCTAAGCTACAAGGAATTGATCGAGAAGTTCTTGAATCTGTACTAGCGCGTACACAGCAGGATAGCAAAGAACCTCTATGCACGATGCGAACGGCCCTAGCTTGTACAACTGGCTATTTTCGAAGCTTGCTAGATACTATTCGAGGGCGAGTTGAATTCCTTATTAACTTAGACATAGAAACAACTGATGATCAGATTTTGATGCCTCATTTGCTTCAGTTAGTTACTAAGTATTTAAACACAGTTCGTTTGGATGAAAATCAAATCCAAAGTTGGTTTGAGAATGGCGAGGATCGCTTGGGGGAAAACCCTGTTCCAATTGCATGTGCAGACTGTCCTTTTCGTGAACCATGTCATACAGGGTTTGGAGAGATTAATGGAATCGGGCTTTACCCCTTTACGGTTAAAGCTTTGGAAAGAATGCACGACCGCATCAAGGGAAACAACTTTAACCCGCGTAGTTTAATTAAGAATGTTCTACGTCATACACTGGAGTATCACAGACATGATCTAGAAAGAGGGTATTTCCCTTCTATAATGCTGCGAGAGCATTTTGGTCAATCCACTATTGACCCTCGAACTCGTCAAGAAATCGAACGACGCGACTCACAAAACGCTCGTCGCCGTGAAGTGCTACTGGATTTTTGGACAGACGGGCAGGAACTGCGTGACCTTTCCAATGAAATTCATACTGCTTTCGATTTACCTGCGTTGGGTGTGGAGATACAACCAACGCTTACCCCAAGAATTGTTGCTAAGGTCGCAGAAGCTCCAGCAATAGTGACAGTTTTTAAGCCTGGTTATGATTCCACTCCGGAGCTAATATCCCAGACAAGTTTCCCACCAGCAGAATTACTTCCTGCTCTAGACATGTTAAGAGCCTGGAGTAATGGTGCTCAACTTCCTCAAAATTTGGCTCAGGAGTTACGTACTCTGCTGTACGAAGCGATTAAGCAGCACATCGATTGGGATGCAGAGTTACTTCTTTTTAGTCAGGTTGGAAAACTGTTTGACAAGGCTCGTAACATCAACTTCCAAAATGCAGCCACAGACTCTGAAGTTAAATCTGGCATAAAACTAATATTGCCTTTAAACTCTCAAGATCTCGACAATACGGTTATTGCTCTAAGGGCATTACTCTTCTACAACTATTACAAAACTTGGAAGTATCCTGGTGGAACTGCTGATTTTCGTGCATATGCGCGGCAGTTAGAGAAATGGAGTCAGTGGGTTCTGCAACAAATTTACAATCGGCCTCGACAATCGGGTGAACTTTGGAATCCTGTGCCTGCTGCTGCTGAGTTGATCGTGATCGGAGCCAGGATGGCGGGTTGTTCAATGGATTCAACGGAAGATCTGGTCAATGCTGTATTTGTCAAACCTGAGGATTCAGAACTAGACAAGCGATCAGCTACTTGGCGAAAACTATTTACAACTATCACTACAAATTATGACCAAATGAAGAACCGCGCTAGTTTACGAGACATCATTGACAGTCGTATTTCCTGCACAAAAGGAGGTGCAACAGGCTTTAAGGTCATTGACGCAGCTCAACTCATTGCTCCTTTAAGGGCGGTGGCACAAGGTTGGCAACCCAGGTGCGAAATTCCGGAGGACTTTAGGGCAGAGGAGTTTAAAGCAATTCAACAAACGCGTGAACAAGTTGACTTATTACTGTCGCAAGCAGTCTTCGAGGAGCGTGACCGTCAATTGACTGTTTATCGTCGCTTAATTGCAGAATTAGGCAGTGATTTTATGCAAAAGGATGTTGCTGAGGCTTTACAGCAAACTATTCAGACAGTTCGTGATGCGGGTGTATCAGGCATCGCAAATTTGAAGGGAGTAGAGGAGGCAGTTGAAATATTCAGGGGGGCAAGATTAAGAGATTGGATCAACACGATGAAACGGGTTGAACATGAAACTGAGGTTGGTTGTCTTCTGTCACAATTAAGTGGCACATCCCATCGCCCCATTGAAGTGATTACACAATTTCTTGATCAAGCCAGAAACTTTATAGATAAATCACTCAATCAAACTCAAAACAAAATAACTCAACTTGAGCAAGGGGGCGGCAAAGACCTTCAAGCTACTGAACAGGCGATTCAACAAGGACTTTCAGAACTGCTGGAATTTGTTGAAGAGATTCAAGGAGAAACACTATGCTTTTAG
- the dpdJ gene encoding protein DpdJ gives MGDSIDSLVRDFLNSLEKLEIRLLAWGVVDIRGGFREEEIIELAENFIEVQQAEIDPVDLVAELVNRCLLIELNSRSDRIYRTRMAEAVRLFARLRQLFPNRDWQTSSTLVADYRFSLRQRVYPRRSINPEQVVQRIETDKLLTPTQRDALEAMLRSPNRTLELADFQLRATARMLRDLNSPKSRGMIVCAGTGTGKTLAFYLPALTYIAGLVRKTFWTKAIAIYPRNELLKDQFSETYTEARRLDSVLTAQGQRKILIGAFFGLTPIEATLEDKRLKEKWTSERDGFTCPYLRCPQCNGALSWKREDVAKRKEQLTCLDRDCGVVIRDDEIILTRNRMTKFPPDLLFTTTEMLNRLMGDSQYGHIFGVGADKTPQIVLLDEVHTYTGIHGAQVAYLLRRWQHVVGKRVQFTGLSATLRSATEFFTQLVGLAPGAVEEISPGDDMQPEGMEYLLALRGDPVSGTSLLSTSIQAAMLLRRVLDPSTDPPSDGTYGSRVFAFTDDLDVTNRLYHNLLDAEGRNSRQQPIKQPLAALRNLHDDDRLIAGQSWSLCRDIGHNLTTHLQVSRTSSQDTGVDRQADVIVATAALEVGFNDPNVGAVIQHKAPKDMASFLQRKGRAGRSRAMRPWTVVVLSDYGRDRIAYQSYDLLFDPTLEERLLPIANRYVIRIQATFACMDWIAQQMQRAPQGSIWKDFSKPSSFSPQQQRQQQAKTIIQSILKNEKQQQALESYLQSALKISWGETQAILWGPPRALMTAVLPTLLRRLEANWQRLPLPGEPELDYHTDDPLPDFVPASLFSDLLLPEVRIVTPPATQQTTESDEYYLPILQALKTFAPGRVSRRFGVQRSQISHWIAPPELIAGHQTLLIDQYCAEFEEAGTFQIWQQEGVANIRCIRPWTLRVAQIPSEVSDKSNAQLQWHTQIVPPTSGNSLDLPQGSLWLEIVSELCSFTHNQQNPLEVRRFALGSQANLRVKRNRQVQELETSIQFIEAESGKPAGVGFTQTVDGLICRYRIPDGFTISLDDDNHAKVYSFRSSYFKHRILQDPRLDGIANIFQRGWLHQIYLSMLVARALERDITLPEAFATLQAEGVGQAMIAVLDGIFQTLAVEEQNDEEFGGDLGEDEEQPDPHLPPGRQPTHERLRELCNTPLIQEVLNDLAQILWNSPDAVWDEWAKQRFSATLGGALLEACRQLCPQFDSGDLLLDLDPGPRSPDSPAQLEGIEEIWLTEASPGGGGVIEEILQRYAADPAGFFRLVESALEPSDFEIIDSELTNLLELTDSDDSICDALAQVRGAESYQSLTIASENLRRTLSHRGILVTPTVMTAVHARVLTPGSNVETDRQLLNLIRDWQAEEDRLGIEIDARVFAYIASTQSRFTDALPPETRNNPYVCFQVLYGRLWLRGSLIRNRAISFYNPFAIVPEADREILLDVLQPAENVVKLEEPNWREQVDQGLKTVGAVSLMAKLTDRQALKRAALQLMTEPVDVGFLNVYPVVEGFRRTVQGYIVRLRIREAVQ, from the coding sequence ATGGGTGATTCTATAGACAGTTTAGTTCGTGATTTCCTGAATTCTTTAGAGAAGTTGGAAATTCGCCTTCTTGCGTGGGGCGTGGTGGATATTAGGGGAGGCTTCAGGGAAGAAGAAATCATAGAGCTTGCCGAGAATTTTATTGAGGTACAGCAGGCTGAGATAGATCCAGTGGATCTTGTGGCAGAGTTAGTGAACCGATGCCTGTTAATTGAACTGAATTCAAGAAGCGATCGCATCTACCGAACTCGTATGGCTGAGGCAGTCCGTCTTTTTGCGCGACTGCGGCAACTTTTTCCCAATCGAGATTGGCAAACCTCTTCAACGCTGGTAGCAGACTATCGCTTCTCTTTACGACAGCGAGTTTACCCACGGCGCAGCATCAATCCAGAACAAGTTGTTCAACGGATCGAAACAGACAAGTTGCTGACTCCCACTCAGCGTGATGCATTAGAGGCAATGTTGCGCTCGCCTAACCGCACTTTGGAACTGGCGGATTTTCAGCTTCGAGCTACTGCTCGCATGTTACGGGATCTCAATAGCCCGAAAAGTCGCGGCATGATTGTTTGTGCAGGAACAGGAACAGGCAAGACTTTGGCGTTTTACTTGCCTGCCCTGACTTATATTGCCGGATTGGTGAGAAAAACATTTTGGACAAAAGCGATCGCCATTTATCCACGCAATGAACTGTTGAAGGATCAGTTTTCTGAAACTTATACTGAGGCGCGCCGTTTAGATTCAGTGCTTACTGCTCAAGGGCAACGCAAGATTTTGATTGGAGCCTTCTTTGGTTTAACTCCTATAGAAGCCACGCTAGAAGACAAACGACTCAAGGAGAAATGGACATCAGAGCGGGATGGCTTCACTTGTCCTTACCTCCGTTGTCCGCAATGCAACGGGGCTTTAAGTTGGAAGCGGGAGGATGTAGCCAAACGCAAGGAGCAATTGACCTGTTTAGACCGTGACTGTGGCGTTGTGATTCGTGACGATGAAATTATTCTGACCCGCAATCGCATGACCAAGTTTCCCCCCGATCTACTTTTCACTACGACCGAGATGCTCAACCGCTTGATGGGCGATTCTCAATATGGGCACATTTTTGGTGTGGGAGCAGACAAGACACCGCAAATTGTTCTGCTGGATGAAGTTCACACCTATACCGGAATTCATGGAGCACAGGTTGCCTATCTACTACGGCGTTGGCAGCATGTCGTTGGTAAGCGAGTTCAGTTCACTGGCTTGTCAGCGACGCTACGCAGTGCAACTGAATTTTTCACACAGCTTGTTGGTTTAGCACCAGGAGCAGTGGAAGAAATTTCTCCTGGTGATGACATGCAACCGGAGGGCATGGAATACCTCTTAGCATTGCGAGGTGATCCTGTGTCAGGAACTAGCTTGCTTTCTACGAGCATCCAAGCAGCAATGCTGTTGAGGCGAGTCCTTGATCCCTCAACCGATCCTCCTAGCGATGGCACTTATGGTTCTCGTGTGTTTGCTTTCACCGATGACCTTGATGTCACCAATCGCCTCTATCACAACTTGCTGGATGCAGAAGGGCGTAATAGTCGGCAACAGCCAATCAAACAGCCTCTAGCAGCGTTGAGGAATCTTCATGACGACGATCGTCTTATTGCTGGGCAGTCGTGGTCTTTATGCCGTGATATTGGGCATAACTTAACGACTCACTTACAGGTTAGTCGGACGAGTTCTCAAGATACTGGGGTTGATCGACAAGCCGATGTAATCGTAGCAACCGCAGCACTGGAAGTTGGGTTTAATGATCCTAATGTAGGAGCCGTGATTCAGCACAAAGCTCCTAAAGATATGGCATCCTTTCTACAGCGTAAGGGACGAGCAGGACGTAGCAGGGCAATGCGTCCCTGGACGGTCGTGGTGCTGTCTGATTATGGGCGCGATCGCATTGCTTATCAAAGCTACGACTTGCTGTTTGATCCCACCCTTGAAGAGCGATTACTTCCTATCGCCAACCGCTATGTTATTCGTATCCAAGCCACATTTGCTTGCATGGACTGGATCGCACAGCAAATGCAACGTGCTCCCCAAGGGAGTATCTGGAAAGACTTTTCTAAGCCTTCTTCCTTCTCACCGCAGCAGCAGCGTCAGCAGCAAGCTAAAACGATAATTCAATCTATCCTTAAAAACGAAAAACAGCAGCAAGCTCTAGAAAGCTACCTTCAGTCTGCACTCAAGATTTCTTGGGGGGAGACACAAGCCATTCTGTGGGGGCCTCCCAGAGCATTGATGACAGCGGTTTTACCCACCCTCCTCCGACGACTAGAGGCAAATTGGCAACGGCTCCCATTGCCAGGGGAACCCGAGTTGGACTATCACACGGACGATCCCTTACCTGACTTTGTACCGGCTAGCCTCTTTAGCGACTTATTACTACCTGAAGTTCGCATTGTTACACCTCCTGCCACCCAGCAGACGACAGAATCCGATGAATACTATCTACCGATCCTTCAGGCTCTCAAAACTTTTGCACCTGGGCGTGTTTCCCGGCGTTTTGGGGTGCAACGCAGCCAGATTAGCCATTGGATTGCACCACCTGAGTTGATCGCTGGACATCAGACTTTATTGATCGACCAATACTGTGCTGAGTTTGAGGAAGCTGGCACATTCCAGATTTGGCAGCAGGAAGGAGTTGCAAATATTCGCTGTATTCGTCCTTGGACACTGAGGGTTGCTCAGATTCCGTCGGAAGTTAGTGATAAATCGAATGCACAACTGCAATGGCATACACAAATTGTTCCACCAACCAGCGGCAATTCATTAGACTTACCTCAAGGATCGCTATGGTTAGAGATTGTTTCTGAGCTTTGTAGCTTTACTCATAACCAGCAAAATCCCTTAGAGGTAAGACGTTTTGCTCTGGGTTCTCAGGCAAATCTACGAGTCAAGCGCAATCGCCAGGTTCAAGAATTAGAAACATCGATTCAGTTTATTGAGGCTGAGAGTGGCAAACCCGCAGGAGTTGGATTTACTCAAACGGTGGATGGTTTGATATGCCGTTATCGGATTCCAGATGGTTTTACGATTAGCCTCGATGATGACAATCATGCCAAAGTCTATTCATTCCGCAGTTCTTACTTCAAACATCGTATTTTGCAGGATCCTCGCTTAGATGGAATTGCCAACATCTTCCAGAGAGGATGGTTGCACCAGATCTATCTGTCGATGCTGGTTGCCCGTGCTCTAGAAAGAGATATTACCTTGCCTGAAGCTTTCGCAACGCTGCAAGCAGAAGGGGTAGGGCAAGCAATGATTGCGGTTCTAGATGGGATTTTTCAGACACTTGCCGTTGAAGAACAAAATGACGAGGAGTTTGGAGGGGATTTGGGTGAAGATGAGGAACAACCAGACCCTCACTTGCCTCCTGGTCGTCAACCTACCCATGAAAGATTGCGGGAGCTGTGTAACACACCCCTCATTCAAGAGGTTTTGAATGATTTAGCACAAATTCTGTGGAATTCACCCGATGCCGTGTGGGATGAGTGGGCAAAACAGAGATTTAGTGCAACGCTAGGTGGTGCTTTATTAGAAGCCTGTCGTCAACTTTGCCCCCAGTTTGATTCGGGAGATTTGCTGCTGGATCTTGATCCTGGTCCGCGATCGCCTGATAGCCCTGCCCAACTTGAAGGCATTGAAGAAATCTGGTTGACCGAGGCAAGTCCAGGTGGCGGTGGTGTAATTGAGGAGATCTTGCAACGCTATGCAGCAGATCCAGCAGGCTTTTTCAGATTAGTCGAGAGTGCGCTGGAACCTTCGGACTTTGAAATCATTGATTCAGAGTTGACAAATCTATTGGAGTTAACGGATTCAGATGACTCGATTTGTGATGCTCTCGCTCAGGTTCGAGGTGCAGAGTCCTATCAATCCTTAACGATCGCTAGTGAAAATCTGAGACGGACTTTGTCACATCGGGGTATCCTCGTCACGCCCACTGTAATGACAGCCGTTCATGCTCGCGTTTTGACTCCGGGCAGTAACGTTGAAACCGATCGCCAATTGCTGAATCTGATTCGTGACTGGCAAGCAGAAGAAGATCGTTTAGGCATCGAGATTGATGCACGAGTGTTTGCTTACATCGCCAGCACTCAAAGCCGTTTCACGGATGCACTGCCGCCAGAAACGAGGAACAACCCTTATGTCTGCTTTCAGGTACTCTATGGTCGTTTGTGGCTCCGAGGCAGCTTAATTCGCAATCGAGCCATCTCGTTCTATAACCCGTTTGCGATCGTGCCAGAAGCCGATCGAGAAATCCTGCTAGATGTGCTGCAACCCGCAGAAAATGTGGTGAAGTTAGAGGAACCCAACTGGCGTGAGCAGGTTGATCAGGGATTAAAGACCGTAGGGGCTGTTTCCTTAATGGCGAAGTTGACTGATCGACAAGCCTTAAAGCGAGCCGCTTTGCAATTAATGACTGAACCCGTAGACGTTGGATTTCTCAATGTATACCCTGTTGTCGAAGGCTTCCGCAGAACTGTACAGGGATATATTGTGAGGTTACGAATTCGGGAGGCAGTGCAATAA
- a CDS encoding di-heme-cytochrome C peroxidase: MSTLAANTSSVAEDDNASKLVYLKQGWSEDEREKYYRTYEGSQLIPYDWFLALEQASNQEQFRADKNIERFRYLPSITKSQLNPDNLPVGFTKEQDPRTGTWLGLNCAACHTGQINYQGRSARIDGAPALADFPAFSTAMAESLRATLKNNAKFDRFAKHVLNESANKQQIQIQSLHRDVQRFTEDFESYLERNKAPHPYGYGRLDALGISLNEVTGTAMQIPSNISPPEAPVSYPALWLTPELEWVQWNGSVTNPLTRNVGQALSVFGKATLSGPIFDHFKSTVYVRNLYELEKQIGQLEVPVWPEEILGTIDRTQAVRGEALFQVNCASCHANKPPYPMTSPNRFGKSLIKVERTKLADVGTDPIAAERFAKRVSKTGNLAPYFTGPDGRQLSEVPTPTLFGFIATLVSERQLDELRLLNEEKIMYRGYRERVSPGDLLAYKAGPLAGVWATAPYLHNGSVPNLNQLLLPSEKRDKTFHVGSQEFDPVNVGFKTEASAGSMEFQTTLPGNSNAGHEYGTTLNDDDRHALIEYLKTL; the protein is encoded by the coding sequence ATGAGCACCTTGGCGGCTAACACTTCATCAGTAGCTGAAGATGACAATGCCAGCAAGTTAGTCTACCTTAAGCAGGGTTGGAGTGAGGATGAGCGAGAGAAATACTACCGGACATATGAAGGATCTCAGCTAATTCCTTATGATTGGTTTCTAGCACTAGAGCAAGCATCAAATCAGGAGCAATTTCGAGCAGATAAGAACATAGAGCGATTTCGCTATTTGCCGAGTATCACGAAGTCACAACTCAATCCTGACAACTTACCAGTGGGATTTACGAAAGAACAGGATCCTAGAACAGGAACTTGGCTAGGTTTGAACTGTGCAGCCTGTCATACAGGTCAAATAAATTATCAAGGTAGAAGTGCCCGCATTGATGGTGCTCCAGCCTTAGCAGATTTCCCTGCTTTTAGCACAGCCATGGCTGAGTCTTTAAGAGCAACCTTGAAAAATAATGCCAAATTTGATCGTTTTGCTAAACATGTTCTAAATGAATCTGCCAACAAGCAACAAATACAAATACAAAGTTTGCACCGGGACGTTCAACGGTTTACAGAAGATTTTGAAAGCTATCTAGAGCGGAATAAAGCACCTCATCCGTATGGCTACGGAAGATTGGATGCCTTGGGTATTTCTCTGAATGAAGTAACGGGCACTGCTATGCAGATTCCTAGCAATATCAGCCCACCTGAGGCTCCAGTGAGCTATCCTGCGCTTTGGCTAACACCAGAGTTGGAATGGGTTCAGTGGAATGGTTCAGTCACTAATCCTTTAACCCGCAATGTTGGTCAAGCTTTGAGTGTTTTTGGTAAGGCTACTCTCTCAGGTCCGATCTTTGATCACTTCAAATCAACTGTTTATGTAAGAAATTTATATGAGCTTGAGAAGCAAATCGGTCAACTTGAAGTACCCGTTTGGCCTGAAGAAATTTTAGGAACGATAGACCGGACACAAGCAGTGCGAGGAGAAGCATTATTTCAGGTAAATTGTGCTTCTTGCCACGCTAATAAACCACCTTACCCCATGACATCTCCCAACCGATTTGGAAAATCTTTAATTAAGGTAGAACGAACCAAACTGGCAGATGTAGGAACTGACCCGATCGCAGCAGAGAGATTTGCAAAACGAGTGTCGAAAACTGGAAATCTTGCGCCCTACTTTACGGGGCCTGATGGCCGACAGTTATCTGAGGTGCCGACGCCAACATTATTTGGTTTTATTGCCACTCTGGTTTCAGAGCGACAGCTCGACGAGTTACGACTCCTTAATGAAGAAAAAATTATGTATCGGGGTTATCGTGAACGCGTTTCTCCCGGAGACCTTCTAGCTTATAAGGCAGGTCCTCTTGCAGGAGTTTGGGCAACCGCACCATACTTGCATAATGGGTCTGTGCCCAATCTAAATCAACTTCTGCTTCCTTCTGAGAAGCGTGACAAGACGTTCCATGTAGGTAGTCAGGAGTTTGATCCAGTTAACGTTGGGTTTAAGACAGAAGCATCTGCTGGCAGCATGGAATTTCAAACAACTCTTCCTGGAAACTCTAATGCTGGTCATGAGTACGGCACTACCCTAAATGATGACGATCGACACGCTCTGATTGAGTACCTTAAAACGTTGTAA
- a CDS encoding alpha/beta hydrolase, producing MPQIAVGNLTVNYEIRGSGHPLLMIMGLSFSLLDWGDDLPNELAKHYQVILYDNRDAGLTTSSSVQDYTIADVADDAAGLLQALNIKQAHVFGVSMGGMVAQQFALRHAGKLNKLVLGCTMAGGSCSVPAKLSSFTRGSLLDLLFTQSYLADASNKRNAEDFLANTSPYHSKQEGLYRQLKAIYSHDTCNSLRTIKAPTLIITGDSDVVIPPENSDVLKQKISGAELVPLLKDGNHGFPYSHAIETASILINFLG from the coding sequence ATGCCGCAGATTGCCGTTGGTAACCTAACTGTTAATTATGAAATAAGGGGTAGTGGTCATCCTCTGCTAATGATCATGGGTTTGAGCTTTAGCCTGCTGGATTGGGGAGATGACCTGCCCAACGAACTGGCTAAACACTATCAGGTCATTCTCTATGACAATCGAGATGCTGGACTGACAACAAGTTCATCAGTGCAAGATTACACGATCGCTGACGTAGCAGATGATGCAGCAGGTTTGCTGCAAGCTCTCAATATCAAGCAAGCTCATGTTTTTGGTGTAAGCATGGGAGGTATGGTTGCTCAGCAGTTTGCTTTAAGACATGCTGGCAAGCTTAACAAGTTAGTTCTGGGCTGCACGATGGCAGGTGGCAGTTGTAGCGTTCCGGCTAAACTCTCAAGTTTCACAAGGGGAAGTCTTCTGGATCTTCTGTTTACGCAATCATATTTGGCAGACGCCAGTAACAAGAGAAATGCAGAGGATTTTTTAGCGAATACATCTCCCTATCACAGCAAACAGGAAGGTTTGTATCGGCAGTTAAAGGCGATTTATTCACATGATACCTGTAATAGTCTGAGAACCATTAAGGCTCCTACGTTGATCATTACTGGTGATAGTGACGTAGTAATACCACCTGAAAACAGCGATGTCTTGAAGCAGAAAATTTCAGGTGCAGAGCTTGTCCCCCTCCTGAAAGATGGGAATCATGGGTTCCCATATAGCCATGCGATCGAAACGGCAAGTATATTGATCAATTTCTTAGGTTGA
- a CDS encoding DUF2272 domain-containing protein, whose protein sequence is MVEMKVKADSLNLRRAPEIRDDNIITALALAQEVKVLGGAPTDRFWKVETIVSGSTIQGFVSAAFLRQPVSDKKEALIGAAVKEWLRFERGDKFEFDNPQFKYVGEYWSKIGLNLDGRDRDQPWSAAFISFVARSAGYSNFKFAAAHSTYVYDAVDKRRANDATAPFWGFDVNEHKPQLGDLVCRGRDGVSITSMSSLPSGGFKSHCDIVVDIKDTEVRTLGGNVSQSVSITSYPLNSSGFLRQVNSVYGVLRNNF, encoded by the coding sequence ATGGTAGAGATGAAAGTTAAGGCAGATAGCCTAAACCTGCGTAGGGCACCAGAAATCAGAGATGACAACATTATTACTGCTTTGGCTTTGGCTCAAGAGGTAAAAGTTTTAGGGGGAGCACCAACAGATAGGTTCTGGAAAGTTGAAACTATTGTTTCAGGTTCAACAATTCAAGGTTTTGTAAGTGCAGCCTTCTTGCGGCAACCTGTAAGTGACAAGAAAGAAGCCTTGATCGGTGCGGCGGTAAAAGAATGGCTTCGGTTTGAACGAGGCGATAAATTTGAATTTGATAATCCTCAATTTAAGTATGTTGGTGAATATTGGTCAAAAATTGGTCTAAATCTTGATGGTCGTGATAGAGATCAACCTTGGTCGGCGGCATTTATTTCCTTTGTTGCTCGATCTGCTGGCTATAGTAATTTCAAGTTTGCAGCTGCTCACTCGACATATGTTTATGATGCTGTAGATAAGCGTAGAGCAAATGATGCAACAGCCCCTTTCTGGGGATTTGATGTTAATGAGCATAAGCCTCAACTTGGTGATCTAGTTTGCCGCGGGCGAGATGGAGTTAGTATCACCTCCATGTCTTCTCTACCAAGCGGAGGCTTTAAAAGTCATTGTGACATCGTAGTTGACATTAAGGATACGGAAGTACGAACACTTGGAGGTAATGTAAGTCAATCCGTGTCAATAACTTCATACCCACTAAATAGCAGTGGCTTTTTGAGACAGGTGAATAGTGTATATGGCGTTCTAAGGAACAATTTTTGA